In Hermetia illucens chromosome 1, iHerIll2.2.curated.20191125, whole genome shotgun sequence, one genomic interval encodes:
- the LOC119661478 gene encoding uncharacterized protein LOC119661478: MRFFILFTVIAVSLQIGEACGGRSKRQSVPVIPISTPENPIFDISPALNIIESAQRSFLSALESLATVGYNATEGIVNQLRNLRSSFSKTLTSHLNQAIENMKMVINGTRDAVENAIQNSENRLLSLEKQAQKIAACASANISDTRNAIRDAKDIGYNCLANKLNEGIEQFNGLVENLTKQGTTLFSIPDQINTCNRRQSGILDVVGAINRTNCLANIPVKVNSDAAQFFSTITGSVRDAALYANSIPTAASQCAINAVGTIDRFVRNMVDYVANCSRN, encoded by the exons ATGAGGTTTTTCATATTATTCACTGTCATTGCAGTTTCATTGCAG attggTGAAGCATGCGGAGGCCGTTCCAAACGCCAGTCAGTTCCGGTGATACCAATTAGTACACCAGAAAACCCTATATTCGATATATCACCAGCTTTAAATATTATTGAATCCGCACAGAGGTCATTCTTGTCAGCCCTTGAGAGTCTCGCTACTGTTGGTTATAATGCTACCGAGGGAATCGTCAATCAACTACGCAATCTACGAAGTTCTTTCAGTAAAACATTAACGTCCCATCTCAACCAAGCtatagaaaatatgaaaatggttATTAACGGAACTCGGGATGCTGTTGAGAATGCCAtccaaaattctgaaaatcGATTGCTCTCCTTAGAGAAACAGGCCCAAAAAATTGCTGCATGTGCATCGGCTAATATATCTGATACCAGAAATGCAATCCGAGATGCAAAGGATATTGGTTACAATTGCCTTGCAAATAAACTCAATGAAGGCATCGAACAGTTCAATGGATTGGTTGAAAATCTGACCAAGCAAGGAACTACCCTTTTCAGTATACCAGATCAAATCAATACCTGTAACCGACGACAGTCAGGAATATTGGATGTGGTCGGAGCTATAAATAGAACCAACTGTTTAGCAAATATTCCAGTTAAAGTGAATTCGGATGCTGCTCAGTTCTTTAGCACCATTACCGGGTCTGTGAGGGACGCTGCATTATATGCCAACTCGATTCCAACAGCTGCTTCTCAATGCGCAATTAACGCTGTTGGTACTATTGACAGATTCGTAAGGAATATGGTAGATTATGTAGCCAACTGCTCAAGAAACTAG